The Microcebus murinus isolate Inina chromosome 26, M.murinus_Inina_mat1.0, whole genome shotgun sequence genome contains a region encoding:
- the LOC105860015 gene encoding uncharacterized protein LOC105860015, translating to MGGSLPEGTSAQKAELVALTRALELAEGKRVNIYTDSHYAFATAHIHGAIYRQRGLLTSSGKEIKNKQEILRLLEAIHAPQEVAIIHCPGHQKGTSEVAQGNKKADCEAKQAALRSGILILAASPPVASPTFPHYSSEEEESLAKKPAKFSKDQQGIWKTREGKIVLPKEAARAYLKQLHRLTHLGAKHPRSNCQSTKYHIRGRSRLTEEVVHQCKACQLVNSHPSQASPRRRLRGERPGDNWEIDFTEVKPTRLKALEVVHREVWAPLAALYKPGEVRVPHPFQVGDLVYVRRHRAANLEPRWKGPHLVLLTTPTAIRGTIPAPPALLLALGEVAENLP from the exons ATGGGCGGTAGCCTACCTGAGGGAACCTCTGCCCAAAAGGCGGAGTTAGTTGCCCTGACACGAGCCCTCGAGCTGGCAGAAGGGAAAAGGGTCAACATTTACACAGACAGCCATTATGCTTTTGCAACAGCCCACATCCATGGAGCCATATACCGCCAGAGAGGCTTGCTCACCTCCtcgggaaaagaaataaaaaacaagcaggaGATTTTACGTCTCCTTGAGGCTATTCACGCCCCCCAGGAGGTGGCCATTATTCATTGCCCTGGGCACCAGAAGGGAACTTCCGAGGTGGCCCAGGGGAATAAAAAAGCTGACTGTGAAGCAAAACAAGCGGCTCTAAGGTCAGGAATTCTGATTCTTGCCGCCAGTCCCCCGGTGGCGTCACCGACATTCCCCCACTACTcctcagaagaggaggagagccTGGCAAAAAAACCTGCCAAGTTCTCTAAAGATCAGCAGGGGATCTGGAAGACTAGAGAGGGAAAAATTGTCCTGCCCAAAGAAGCCGCTCGGGCATACTTAAAGCAATTGCATCGTCTTACTCATTTAGGAGCAAAGCATCCACGCTCCAATTGCCAGTCTACAAAATACCACATCCGGGGACGCAGTCGCTTAACTGAGGAAGTAGTTCACCAATGCAAAGCTTGTCAACTAGTAAACTCTCACCCATCCCAGGCTAGCCCCCGGCGGCGCCTAAGGGGAGAGCGTCCTGGGGACAATTGGGAGATagatttcacagaagtaaaacCAACCCG GTTGAAAGCCCTTGAAGTCGTTCACAGGGAAGTCTGGGCACCTTTGGCCGCCCTCTACAAGCCCGGAGAAGTACGAGTGCCACACCCGTTCCAGGTCGGTGATCTCGTTTACGTCCGGCGACACCGAGCTGCCAATCTCGAGCCAAGGTGGAAAGGACCACACCTGGTGCTGCTAACGACCCCAACAGCTATCAGGGGAACTATACCAGCACCACCAGCCCTATTGCTTGCACTTGGGGAAGTCGCGGAAAACTTACCCTGA
- the LOC142864730 gene encoding LOW QUALITY PROTEIN: uncharacterized protein LOC142864730 (The sequence of the model RefSeq protein was modified relative to this genomic sequence to represent the inferred CDS: inserted 2 bases in 1 codon): protein LTRRLIPSSLILPHFTPLFHRSPLHDQGAPNPRPPWLGDQLKAPGAGGVFLRLQIPLWLVPFVLCRFPTIVPGRVTTQPPLQPLQYWPFSTAGLYNWKTNHPPFSEDPQRLTGLVESLMFSHQPTWDDCQQLLQTLFTTEERERIILEARKNVPGPDGRPTQLPPLMDAAFPMTRPGWDFNTAEGRERLTVYRQTLVAGLRGAARRPTNLAKVRKVLQGPTEPPSVFLERLMEAFRRYTPFDPTSEGQRASVAMAFIGQSALDIKKKLQRLEGLQDFTLLELVKEAEKVYHKRETEEEXEREREAREDEREKRQEKRLTRILAAAVGDNRSVPVHKNKKPGKESGPTFTASCIWRF, encoded by the exons CTGACCCGCAGGCTGATTCCCTCCTCCTTGATTCTCCCCCACTTTACCCCCCTCTTCCACAGGTCGCCCCTTCACGATCAGGGCGCGCCCAACCCTCGGCCCCCTTGGCTGGGGGACCAGCTCAAGGCACCAGGAGCAGGAGGGGTTTTCCTCCGTCTCCAGATTCCACTGTGGCTTGTCCCCTTCGTCCTGTGCCGATTCCCAACCATAGTTCCGGGGAGGGTGACGACGCAGCCCCCCCTTCAGCCcctccaatattggcccttttcCACAGCAGGCCTCTACAATTGGAAAACCAACCACCCACCTTTCTCTGAAGACCCCCAGCGTCTGACTGGGCTGGTCGAGTCTCTAATGTTTTCCCACCAGCCCACTTGGGACGACTGTCAGCAGTTGCTCCAGACCCTTTTCACCACAGAGGAACGGGAACGAATCATCTTGGAAGCACGGAAGAATGTTCCCGGACCTGATGGACGCCCTACTCAGCTCCCCCCCTTGATGGATGCCGCTTTTCCTATGACTCGGCCTGGCTGGGACTTCAATACGGCAGAAGGTAGGGAGCGACTGACCGTCTATCGCCAGACTCTAGTGGCAGGCCTCAGAGGGGCGGCACGACGCCccaccaatttggctaaggtaagaAAAGTCCTTCAAGGACCAACTGAGCCCCCGTCCGTCTTCCTTGAAAGACTGATGGAGGCATTCAGACGGTATACCCCCTTCGACCCAACCTCTGAAGGACAAAGGGCCTCGGTAGCCATGGCCTTCATAGGCCAGTCGGCCCTAGACATTAAAAAGAAGCTTCAGAGGTTGGAGGGGTTGCAGGATTTCACTCTACTAGAGTTAgttaaagaagcagagaaagtatATCATAAAAGGGAAAccgaagagga agagagagagagagaagccagggaagatgagagggagaagagacaggaaaaaagatTAACGCGTATCTTGGCCGCAGCTGTGGGTGATAATAGGTCAGTGCCAGTGCATAAGAATAAAAAGCCTGGGAAGGAATCAGGCCCCACATTCACCGCCTCTTGCATATGGAGATTTTAG